A genomic stretch from Kribbella amoyensis includes:
- a CDS encoding YbhB/YbcL family Raf kinase inhibitor-like protein, translated as MRPHLAPAVLAALAILGGCSDTRPQPAPEVTMSAPNLITVTSPAFGDFDRIPARYTCDGADVSPPLAWQDVPPETQALALILDDPDAPRGTFVHWVVLDLPPDTTELPESYSGTSVVQGKNSAGNPSYFGPCPPSGTHHYRFTVYALPAPTGLNHGASLDQAREAVSLALAQGRLTGLYSR; from the coding sequence GTGCGACCGCACCTGGCTCCGGCGGTGCTCGCTGCCCTGGCGATCCTGGGCGGGTGCAGCGACACCCGCCCGCAGCCGGCACCGGAGGTGACCATGTCCGCACCGAACCTCATCACCGTGACCAGCCCGGCCTTCGGGGACTTCGACCGGATCCCGGCCAGGTACACCTGCGACGGCGCCGACGTCTCACCGCCGCTCGCCTGGCAGGACGTCCCGCCGGAGACGCAGGCGCTCGCGCTGATCCTCGACGACCCGGACGCGCCGCGGGGCACGTTCGTCCACTGGGTCGTCCTCGATCTCCCGCCCGACACGACCGAGCTGCCGGAGTCGTACTCGGGAACCTCGGTCGTCCAGGGCAAGAACTCGGCCGGCAACCCGTCGTACTTCGGACCGTGCCCGCCCAGCGGTACGCACCACTACCGCTTCACCGTGTACGCCCTGCCGGCCCCGACCGGGCTGAACCACGGCGCCTCGCTCGACCAGGCCCGCGAGGCCGTCTCCCTCGCCCTCGCCCAGGGCCGGCTGACCGGGTTGTACTCGCGCTGA
- a CDS encoding class I SAM-dependent methyltransferase, with product MDSTDPKDLVRRGYDAVSARYDEVYGAETKYEALLSEICELVPVGGAVLDVGCGSGVPVARTLATAGYRVVGIDLSEVQVRRAREQVPAAEFIHADVMTASFDPASFDAVVSLFALIHLPLAEQQDLLGRIAGWPRPGGHFVATTGHGEWTGTEENRLGGGAPMWWSHGDAATNRSWIRQAGLEIDREDFLPEGTGGHALFWAHRPGNPT from the coding sequence GTGGACTCCACTGATCCCAAGGACTTGGTTCGCCGTGGGTACGACGCTGTTTCCGCGCGGTACGACGAGGTTTACGGTGCGGAGACGAAGTACGAGGCTCTGCTGAGTGAGATCTGCGAGCTGGTACCGGTGGGTGGGGCGGTGCTGGATGTCGGTTGCGGGAGTGGAGTGCCTGTCGCGCGGACGCTGGCGACCGCCGGGTACCGGGTTGTCGGGATCGATCTCAGCGAGGTGCAGGTCCGTCGGGCGCGGGAGCAGGTGCCTGCGGCGGAGTTCATCCACGCCGATGTGATGACGGCTTCCTTCGATCCAGCGTCGTTCGATGCCGTGGTCTCGTTGTTCGCGCTGATCCACCTTCCGCTGGCCGAGCAGCAGGATCTGCTCGGCCGGATCGCTGGCTGGCCTCGGCCGGGAGGTCACTTCGTGGCGACCACCGGGCACGGCGAATGGACCGGTACCGAAGAGAACCGGCTCGGCGGTGGAGCCCCGATGTGGTGGAGCCACGGGGACGCCGCCACCAACCGGAGCTGGATCCGGCAAGCAGGTCTGGAGATCGACCGAGAAGACTTCCTCCCCGAAGGCACCGGCGGCCACGCCCTCTTCTGGGCCCACCGCCCGGGAAACCCCACCTGA
- a CDS encoding HdeD family acid-resistance protein translates to MDREWLTLGWKILVVRGALAVVFGILAIVWPLETAIALALLWGFWALVEGVGALVQAFQQRSGGNRWWLAGLGVVSLVVAFFAIFHPSTTAVALTWILGIWLIVRGLFELFAAFRSDLLTPRWLLVLSAVLSIVLGILFTANPGAAVVGIAVLLGVMALIWGAVFIAIGLVVRRALNNSGGTEAGPAVASA, encoded by the coding sequence ATGGATCGGGAGTGGTTGACGCTCGGCTGGAAGATACTCGTGGTCCGGGGCGCGCTCGCGGTGGTGTTCGGCATCCTGGCCATCGTCTGGCCGCTGGAGACGGCGATCGCGCTGGCGTTGCTGTGGGGATTCTGGGCGCTGGTGGAAGGGGTCGGCGCACTGGTGCAGGCGTTCCAGCAACGGTCCGGCGGGAACCGGTGGTGGCTGGCCGGGCTCGGCGTGGTCTCGCTGGTGGTGGCGTTCTTCGCGATCTTCCACCCCTCGACGACGGCGGTCGCGCTGACCTGGATCCTCGGCATCTGGCTGATCGTCCGCGGCCTGTTCGAACTCTTCGCCGCCTTCCGCAGCGACCTGCTGACCCCACGCTGGCTGCTCGTCCTCAGCGCCGTGCTCTCGATCGTGCTCGGCATCCTGTTCACTGCCAACCCGGGCGCGGCCGTGGTCGGGATCGCCGTCCTGCTCGGCGTGATGGCACTGATCTGGGGCGCCGTCTTCATCGCGATCGGCCTGGTGGTCCGGCGCGCACTCAACAACAGCGGCGGCACCGAAGCCGGGCCGGCGGTCGCCAGCGCCTGA
- a CDS encoding Vms1/Ankzf1 family peptidyl-tRNA hydrolase — translation MDISRLTPVYEAGGPFATVTLDVSHDSETAAREHELRVRDAGSDLDRQGAPEAVIRAVTDPLAENPAEPAPQARTVVGNRDGVRFDELVHRQVDQAAVSWSALPDLAGWVRLAQGNIRFVLALVDHVGGDVAVYRSEVPEPEFATTAGGETYHVHKVPVGGWSALRYQHETENVWRRNADAVGDEVESRVREGVKLVLVAGDARSVSHLLNRLEKVQATVVRLDSGGRADDGGGEAMRQAIREALQEYAVARQLELVHRLKDRLGQGFAVATGVRDVADAFVQGQVETLLLDPDGAADHELLPKDHPGLVLGDVPEDEAVRADQALLAAAALTSAEVTALPLVAIAGTPAAALLRWDNHES, via the coding sequence ATGGACATCTCGCGCCTGACTCCTGTGTACGAAGCCGGTGGTCCGTTCGCCACGGTCACGCTCGACGTCAGCCACGACAGCGAGACGGCGGCACGCGAGCACGAACTCAGGGTCCGGGACGCCGGTTCGGACCTGGATCGGCAAGGTGCGCCGGAAGCGGTGATCCGGGCGGTGACCGATCCGCTGGCCGAGAACCCGGCCGAGCCCGCCCCCCAGGCCCGGACCGTGGTCGGGAACCGGGACGGCGTCCGGTTCGACGAGCTCGTGCACCGGCAGGTGGACCAGGCAGCGGTGAGCTGGTCCGCGCTGCCCGACCTGGCCGGCTGGGTGCGACTTGCCCAGGGCAACATCCGGTTCGTGCTGGCGCTGGTCGACCACGTCGGCGGTGACGTCGCGGTGTACCGGTCGGAGGTGCCCGAGCCCGAGTTCGCGACCACGGCGGGCGGGGAGACGTACCACGTGCACAAGGTCCCGGTCGGCGGCTGGTCGGCACTGCGGTACCAGCACGAGACCGAGAACGTCTGGCGCCGGAACGCCGACGCGGTCGGCGACGAGGTGGAGAGCCGGGTACGCGAGGGCGTCAAGCTGGTCCTGGTCGCCGGCGACGCGCGCTCCGTGAGCCATCTGCTGAACCGGCTGGAGAAGGTTCAGGCGACCGTGGTCCGGCTGGACAGTGGTGGCCGCGCGGACGACGGTGGTGGCGAGGCGATGCGGCAGGCGATCCGCGAAGCGCTGCAGGAGTACGCGGTCGCGCGTCAGCTCGAACTGGTGCACCGGCTGAAGGACCGGCTCGGTCAGGGGTTCGCGGTCGCGACCGGGGTCCGGGACGTGGCCGACGCGTTCGTCCAAGGCCAGGTGGAAACGCTGCTGCTCGACCCGGACGGCGCCGCGGACCACGAGCTGCTCCCGAAGGACCACCCCGGCCTCGTCCTCGGCGACGTACCGGAAGACGAAGCGGTGCGCGCCGACCAAGCACTGCTCGCGGCGGCGGCTCTGACGAGCGCGGAGGTGACGGCGCTACCGCTGGTCGCCATCGCGGGGACGCCGGCGGCTGCCCTGCTGCGGTGGGACAACCACGAGAGCTGA
- a CDS encoding GNAT family N-acetyltransferase: protein MDSTAELAVVVSEPHQGNGLGLHLVSTAAAHARAAGATRFLLVVSAANDKMLRLVRRYWPSPRTERDGALLTFLVPAVLPARTALVSA, encoded by the coding sequence CTGGATTCGACGGCCGAGCTCGCCGTCGTCGTGAGCGAACCGCACCAGGGGAACGGGCTCGGGCTGCACCTGGTGTCGACCGCGGCCGCACACGCCCGGGCTGCCGGGGCGACCAGGTTCCTGCTCGTCGTGAGCGCCGCCAACGACAAGATGCTGCGGCTCGTCCGGCGGTACTGGCCGAGCCCGCGGACCGAGCGTGACGGGGCGCTCCTCACCTTCCTCGTCCCCGCGGTACTCCCCGCCCGGACCGCGCTGGTCTCGGCCTGA
- a CDS encoding winged helix-turn-helix transcriptional regulator — translation MTAEQTLPEAMRWSTANCTISRTMEILGEKWTFHVLREVFLGVRRFEDIRARTDIPRQVLTDRLTRLIDRGLLHRVPYRVPGQRERSEYRLTEAGLDLYPVLVALVQWGDQHLPIPGGPPLVAHHRGCEAEVQVVLRCQAGHEPTPRETAFRPGPTAQEA, via the coding sequence ATGACAGCCGAGCAGACCCTGCCCGAGGCGATGCGCTGGTCCACCGCCAACTGCACCATCTCCCGCACGATGGAGATCCTCGGCGAGAAGTGGACGTTCCACGTGCTCCGCGAGGTCTTCCTCGGCGTCCGCCGCTTCGAGGACATCCGCGCCCGCACCGACATCCCCCGCCAGGTCCTCACCGACCGCCTCACCCGCCTGATCGACCGAGGCCTCCTCCACCGTGTCCCGTACCGCGTCCCGGGCCAGCGGGAACGCTCCGAGTACCGCCTCACCGAAGCCGGCCTCGACCTGTACCCGGTCCTGGTCGCCCTGGTCCAGTGGGGCGACCAGCACCTCCCGATCCCCGGCGGTCCGCCTCTGGTAGCCCACCACCGCGGCTGCGAAGCAGAAGTCCAGGTAGTCCTCCGCTGCCAAGCAGGCCACGAACCGACCCCGCGCGAAACAGCCTTCCGCCCAGGCCCGACCGCCCAAGAAGCCTGA